The Spea bombifrons isolate aSpeBom1 chromosome 4, aSpeBom1.2.pri, whole genome shotgun sequence genome segment CCATATGTAAGAATTTGAAtcccttttttacatttctttatttcattttaggtGCGGTGTCTCTGGCTGGTACTGATTCGGGTCTCTGGTCAGTGGAGGGTGGAAACAAGCTTGTGTGCACTGGGCTTGTGTATTCCTCAAAGGCCCAGCTAATTCAAGGCACGGTCACCTCCATGCAAGAGAAAGTCCGTCCTCTGAAATCTGGTAAgtaatcggggggggggacaaaaatGCCTTCATTAAAATCCTACCCTGACCCCTCATACAGGAAAGTCttataaagaaatgtctttTAGGAGCAGAAGtttctcttgttttattatttttatattttttgcaatgCTTTAGCATCTATTGTCTTACAGGAGGTACAGTAAAACTGTACGAATTAAGCTATGAGACCAGCGCAGGACCCGGTCTGGAAATGTATGATATCGTGGTGATAGCGACACCTCTCAACAAGGATGTCTCCAACATCAGTTTCTTGGGGTTCAATCCTCCCATACATACCTTCTCTAAGCGATATCAGCAGACGGTGGCCACGTTTGTTCACGGACAACTCAACTCTTCGTTCTTTGGATGTTCTTCACCTTGTCGATTTGAGGTATCGGAAATCCTAACCACCGATAACCCCAAGCTGTTTTTTAGCAGCGTTGGCGCCGTCTCTCCTGTGAAGGCAAAATCCGAATCTGAAGCTTCCCAGTCTGCTGAAAGTCTGAAAGTGTGGAAGGTCTTCTCTCCAGAGCCTCTGACAAAAGATCAGCTGGACCTGCTGTTTAAGTCGCACCATGCAGTGAGTGAAAAGAAATGGCTGGCTTATCCTCTGTACAGCCCCCCGGAGAAAATGCCTCCCGTTATACTCCACGATAGGATCTACTACGTTAACAGCATTGAACTGGCAGCCAGCGCCATGGAGATGAGCGCCATCTCTGCCAAGAACGTGGCTCTGCTTGCCCATCATAGGTGGTACGGTAAGGACGGACAGATCGACCAGGAAGACTTAACAGAGCGGCTTAAGTCTGAGCTGTAAATCGGGAATGTGGAATTCATTGCACATCATGTCACACGAAGGATGGACAGATCTGTTAGAGAGACAGAACAGAACGCTGATTTTTTTGATGctatatatttgtgttaattTGTTAGTGTTTCTATGTCACTTTGAATGAATTCTATATAATGTTAATTCAGTTTTTAATCTTTGTTTAATATTCTCCCGCCttgtcatctttttttttctttctaaactgAACTCAGGGaagtatcaatatatatataatttgtataaatacattttgaggtCTATTACATTTAGAAATTGGTTTAAAGCCCCAAATGTTTTGTTCAATttgagacaaaaaaaaggaatattcaaGGCTTCTAAACAAGACAACTCTATTGTCTGTGGTCTTCCTAGCTTTATATGCAGCAGactacattacatatatatataatataatataatgtatgtatattctgcataagtaaatgtaaataggtacaaaatgtatttagtctatatatatatatatatatatataatgcagatATGCAAAAGCGACATGCAACGTAGTCTTGAGCAGAATTAAATCTGCATCATCACTCCTAACCGATAACTGATTGTCTACAGCGGACGTTAACCCCTCTCTGACAGCCATGTGTCAGATCTAAATGCAGCCCATCCGAAGCAGTAGAgattacaaaagaaaataacaaaagctTTTTCCTAAAAACCTACGCTTTGTGCTCTTCTTACTCTAAGCACTACCCTGTCCCTTATCCCTGCTTAAATCCTAATCAACCCTTGGTTTTGTCCAGATTCAGAATAGCTGTACGCCTATCCTATGTGTGATTATATTCACTGTATTAATCCCCCACACTACACTAAGTaggttatatgtgtatatatatatatatatatatatatatatatatatatatatatacaccgtatatatatgtatgtaatagtATCGTGGTTACGGGTGCCATGTAGAATGCATTGGAAGCACAtataatattgtgtgtgtgtgtgtatatatatatatgtatgtatggatgtgtgtgtgtgtgtgtgtgtgtgtgtgtgtgtgtgtgtatatatatatatatatctatatatatatatatatatctatatatatatatatatatctatatatctatatatatctatatatatatatatatctatatatatatatatctatatatatctatatatctatatatatatatatatatctatatatctatatatatatctatatatctatatatatatatatatatatatatatatatatagtaccacAGTGGACTTCCTCatgaaaatgctttaaaaagtaCTTAAAAGAGATAAAGATACAGCATGTGGGAATCAGCATGAAATTGGTAACATGAGTGCTGTGACTATTAGCTGATGCTGCGCATGTTGTGAGAATGACTCCTTAGCCTTTATGCTAAATGGATCAATCTGATCTATAATGATGTGTGATTTGATCTGAATAGAGCGTAATGTGTCTGTCTCTGTTCTGTAATGTTGCGCTCGTAGCAATTTACTGCATTAGTGGGAGATTAGAATTGAGTTTGTCGGACATTTGATTCCAGAATTCCGATTGGGAAACGGAGTTAAAAAATTCAGTTCaagtactttttaaaatgtgaatgcgtgttttttttttatgataggGTGAAGGGAAGGATGTTTATTCATAGATTGCTTTAGTCTTAACCGGTTTCCTTTGTTGTGGTCGCAAAAAaagtacaaaccttgcaccgaTTTGCAATCAAAAAGATGATCAGGATCCATGTAAGGAAAAAGTATCGAACTCACGGGGATGGgagtttctttctttctttctcaacAGGGgcggtcaaaaaaaaaaaaaagaaacgtacaaatatgtataaataattttaagttgcggtattaacacaaacacacgtGCGCCTATATAATTCTGTATATACTTATTACGTTCTccgtaatttatatttttttcagtggtgttttatatttttgccgGTGGTGTTTTCGCTACGTAACATCACGAGGATTTGATGGCGTTCAGCATTCTTCCCCTGTAAGAAGGCAGGTATACTGGTGATACTGGCATTTACTGGTGACCCTTGGTCTCACTTTGGGTGATAGTTACAGATCATCTTAAGTACAGAACTGCTGATACCCCTTTGCTTTATTTACCAGCGATAATGTCTCAAACTGTATATACAGCGCAGTATACAATACATAATACAGAGATCGTCTCAGGGATAACCTGCCGGTAAGTAAATATTCTGTAATACTGCTCTGCCTACCACATAAAATACCGAGCCTAAAACAAGCCTGACAGACCTACACTAAATGTACATGTCCTCTCCTGCGGCACGCGTTCTTAGACCAGTGATTTGTTCTTTGGCTATTCCCTGTGTGTATTCTATGTAAAGCCGGTGACCCCGATGACCTGCGTCAGCCttatttttaagatgatttatGTAATACCAAAAAGCGATGCACCCGACTGTTTTAATTTTTGAATGAGCGAACTCGTTGCGTTGGATTCTGGAATAATGTCAgcccaactttttttttcttttcataataAAATCACTATTTTTAAAGGGCGccattgtatgtgttttaacCCGTTACCTCCCCTGTCTGCTTTTATTATGTACTTAGTAGGCCAGACATGGAATAAAGGAACCGATACAGAGTATTGATTGTCAACGTTTCACCAGCTGAGGTCCATCAGTGCTGCTGGGACATGGAAGAGGTCTATGTAACGACGTTTAACAATAAATGGAAGTGGTCTGGGAAATGTGTtcttcgtatatatatatatatatatatgagtattgcagagtatgcggtgatacctttttttatatccttttacacatgtatatatatatatatatatatattcctctgGTGTAATTAAGCAGGCAACTGCGAGCcagaggaatatatatatatatatatatatatatatatatatatatattcctctgGCTCGCAGTTGCCTGCTTAATTACACCCAGATCTACTATTTTTCCATCAGCCCGATAGACCAGCTTTAGGAGACTGGAGCAGCTGCGTGACAATCCAGTGCCAGTAACGTTCATTATGTCAACATGGAATAACATTTCTTTGAAGCTCTACACCATGCGCGAGGAAGTCTCTACTCCAGGATCTGGATAAAGAATTGTTTGGCCTATAGCTGAATCACTAGTAAATGTATGGATTTGTGAAGTTGTTAGCTGCGAACATCCCGCAGATGGCAGGCATGGCGCGTCGCAACGCAACTGATACAAGTTTCAgaccaaataaaacaataaataataaaattgaacttatcaccatagcaactatgGAATGTTCCTGGTGCAATTCACTGTTTACCCAAATCACTTTTACACATAAATCCTTATGTTCTTTATATTATTACTGATGAACCATTGCTCTTGTCTTTCTCCCCATCCTTAACCCTCCTAAGAAATCTCATTAgaatcttgggggggggggattaggtAAAAAGGTAACTAATTGATAAACTACCTTTTCCCTTAGATCAAGGGCAACTCACTTGCTGTAACAGCgctatatgatggcgctatataaaacatatatatatatataatatgtgaagTCTGCATGTTAAGTAGCAGTTTGTTTTGGATGGGGTGCTTGGAAGTAATAGAACTGATCCTAGTGATTGCTGATTCCTTGGCACAAACGCATCCTTCCAAGATGATCCGATCGAGTCTCTACCAGTCACACGATTGGGTTTACCCTAAACTGGTTGCAGAAGGCTTAACAGGATCTCTGTTCTACCAAACAATCAGAGCCCAtctgcatttaaatgtattacccCACTCCCTGCCACACGCATTGGGGTAAATTCCCCCCACGATCTCACATTCATCCGCGTGTGAATGTAATAAAGGGGTAATAATCCTAACGATGCGGAGACGGGCGCTGCGCCTTTGAAC includes the following:
- the PCYOX1 gene encoding prenylcysteine oxidase 1, with the protein product MKQLAGLMVAFWLFLVGSLRAGVAQELRFPPNRIAVVGAGIGGSSAAYFLRQKFGKHVQIDLFEKGEVGGRLATVDMEGGQYEAGGSVIHPLNLHMKTFVKELGLSVRAPSDSLVGIHNGEDFVFQESHWFIVNIVKMLWRYGLNFLRMYMWVEDMLDKFMRIYRYQTFDYSFSTTESLLHALGGNDFMTKLNVTVDEALQRAGFSQKFIDEIVTPAMRVNYNQGVKINGFVGAVSLAGTDSGLWSVEGGNKLVCTGLVYSSKAQLIQGTVTSMQEKVRPLKSGGTVKLYELSYETSAGPGLEMYDIVVIATPLNKDVSNISFLGFNPPIHTFSKRYQQTVATFVHGQLNSSFFGCSSPCRFEVSEILTTDNPKLFFSSVGAVSPVKAKSESEASQSAESLKVWKVFSPEPLTKDQLDLLFKSHHAVSEKKWLAYPLYSPPEKMPPVILHDRIYYVNSIELAASAMEMSAISAKNVALLAHHRWYGKDGQIDQEDLTERLKSEL